The Kitasatospora setae KM-6054 genome contains a region encoding:
- a CDS encoding alpha/beta hydrolase family protein: MKRRTLLSSSAVLATGLATAALAGPLAPPAAAEAGGPAGSAEPVRFRLPAPDGPYPVGTVALHLVDAGRPDPWVPSRPCRELMVSVWYPARGGAGRPVAPWMPRAAADRYLELLGAPPDRVRLGGTHGRAGAPVGGPPGPLPVVLYSPGADASRSFGTGAVEDLASHGFLVVTVDHTYDAAAVAFPGGRVETAPPGGVGDYAKALEVRTADIRFVLDRLAVLGAGGHPGDRRTPLPAGLPGAPDLRRIGMFGHSLGGATTAGAMLADRRITAGASLDGGAAGPVVDAGLDRPFLVVDTPGKGGMASNPALRAFWSHLRGWRLHLTVRGAAHHSFGDDVLLLPLLAPLLGMSPADLEQDVGTIPAARAQAFQRAYPRAFFDLHLRGRGRLLDGPSAAFPEVDHQR, encoded by the coding sequence ATGAAACGGAGAACACTGCTGTCCTCAAGTGCCGTGCTGGCGACCGGACTTGCCACTGCCGCGCTGGCCGGTCCGCTCGCGCCCCCGGCTGCCGCCGAGGCGGGCGGGCCGGCTGGGTCGGCGGAGCCCGTGCGGTTCCGGCTGCCCGCCCCGGACGGGCCGTACCCGGTGGGGACGGTCGCGCTGCACCTGGTCGACGCCGGGCGGCCGGACCCCTGGGTGCCGTCCCGGCCCTGCCGGGAGCTGATGGTCAGCGTCTGGTACCCGGCCCGTGGCGGCGCGGGCCGGCCCGTCGCGCCCTGGATGCCCCGGGCGGCCGCCGACCGGTACCTGGAGCTGCTGGGCGCACCGCCGGACCGGGTGCGGCTGGGCGGCACGCACGGCCGGGCGGGCGCCCCGGTGGGCGGCCCGCCGGGTCCGCTGCCGGTCGTGCTGTACTCGCCCGGGGCCGACGCGTCGCGGTCGTTCGGCACCGGCGCGGTGGAGGACCTCGCCAGTCACGGCTTCCTGGTGGTCACCGTCGACCACACCTACGACGCGGCGGCGGTCGCCTTCCCCGGCGGGCGGGTCGAGACCGCCCCGCCGGGCGGGGTCGGCGACTACGCCAAGGCCCTGGAGGTCCGCACCGCCGACATCCGCTTCGTGCTGGACCGGCTCGCCGTCCTCGGCGCGGGCGGCCACCCCGGGGACCGCCGCACCCCGCTGCCGGCCGGCCTGCCCGGCGCGCCCGACCTGCGGCGGATCGGCATGTTCGGCCACTCGCTGGGCGGCGCCACCACCGCCGGGGCGATGCTCGCCGACCGGCGGATCACGGCCGGGGCCAGCCTGGACGGCGGCGCGGCGGGCCCGGTGGTGGACGCCGGGCTGGACCGCCCGTTCCTGGTCGTGGACACCCCGGGCAAGGGCGGCATGGCGAGCAACCCCGCCCTGCGCGCCTTCTGGTCGCACCTGCGCGGCTGGCGCCTGCACCTGACCGTGCGGGGCGCCGCGCACCACTCGTTCGGCGACGACGTGCTGCTGCTGCCGCTGCTCGCCCCGCTGCTCGGCATGTCGCCGGCCGACCTGGAGCAGGACGTCGGGACGATTCCGGCCGCCCGCGCCCAGGCGTTCCAACGCGCCTACCCCCGGGCCTTCTTCGACCTCCACCTGCGCGGCCGGGGGCGGCTGCTCGACGGGCCGTCCGCCGCCTTCCCGGAGGTCGACCACCAACGCTGA
- a CDS encoding sensor histidine kinase: MADGESRPLVAGRLRDGHWRGVDAAAAALLALAFGASEALNGGWGAGAVAAAVWLPVAVRRRRPVPVLCAVLAGAVLALVLTGWEASWLPVGTALYTVAAREPRRRSATALGCALPAVAAAVALAPRPVPVPAAEAAWGAVFAATMTALPWLVGTALREQRSSARIAARQAVTDERLRIARELHDVVAHHLTVISVRAEVARAVAPTDPAEAERTLALVGTAGRTALTEMRRMLGVLRAPGDGAEPGPAPGLADLPALAAGAGPRVDLSVDLSAVPGPPLPPGVELAAYRIVQEALTNVVRHAGSADCRVRLSRPAPGAVEIEVVNDAPPRRSGGGGGSGIGGGGHGLVGMRERAAMCGGTLTAGPLPTGGYRVHARLPRAAETAR; this comes from the coding sequence ATGGCTGACGGGGAGTCACGGCCGCTGGTGGCGGGACGGCTGCGGGACGGCCACTGGCGCGGCGTCGACGCGGCCGCCGCCGCGCTGCTCGCCCTGGCGTTCGGCGCGAGCGAGGCGCTGAACGGCGGCTGGGGCGCGGGGGCCGTGGCGGCGGCGGTCTGGCTGCCGGTCGCGGTGCGGCGGCGCCGGCCGGTCCCGGTGCTGTGCGCGGTACTGGCCGGGGCGGTCCTCGCCCTCGTGCTCACCGGCTGGGAGGCGTCCTGGCTCCCGGTCGGGACCGCCCTGTACACGGTGGCGGCGCGCGAACCCCGGCGCCGCTCCGCGACGGCGCTCGGCTGCGCGCTGCCCGCCGTCGCCGCGGCCGTCGCCCTCGCGCCGCGCCCGGTGCCGGTCCCGGCCGCCGAGGCCGCCTGGGGCGCGGTCTTCGCGGCCACCATGACGGCCCTGCCCTGGCTGGTCGGCACCGCGCTGCGCGAGCAGCGCTCGTCCGCGCGGATCGCCGCCCGGCAGGCCGTGACGGACGAGCGGCTGCGGATCGCCCGCGAGCTGCACGACGTGGTGGCCCACCACCTGACCGTCATCTCGGTGCGGGCCGAGGTGGCCCGCGCGGTGGCCCCCACCGACCCGGCGGAGGCCGAGCGGACCCTCGCCCTGGTCGGGACGGCCGGCCGGACCGCGCTCACCGAGATGCGCCGCATGCTCGGCGTGCTGCGCGCCCCCGGCGACGGCGCCGAACCGGGGCCCGCCCCCGGTTTGGCCGACCTGCCCGCGCTCGCGGCCGGCGCGGGTCCGCGCGTCGACCTGTCCGTCGACCTGTCCGCCGTTCCGGGGCCACCGCTCCCGCCGGGCGTGGAACTCGCGGCCTACCGGATCGTCCAGGAGGCCCTCACCAACGTCGTCCGGCACGCGGGATCGGCCGACTGCCGGGTGCGCCTGTCCCGGCCGGCCCCCGGGGCGGTCGAGATCGAGGTCGTCAACGACGCGCCGCCCCGGCGTTCCGGTGGAGGCGGTGGCAGCGGCATCGGCGGCGGCGGGCACGGGCTCGTCGGGATGCGGGAGCGGGCCGCGATGTGCGGCGGGACGCTCACCGCGGGCCCGCTGCCGACCGGCGGGTACCGGGTGCACGCCCGGCTGCCCCGCGCGGCGGAGACGGCCCGGTGA
- a CDS encoding response regulator, translated as MNRPPVRVLIADDQALLRAGFRLLIDSAPDLAVAGEADNGERAVELARRLRPDVVLMDVRMPGTDGLEATRRIRADPAAAGTRVLVLTTFDLDEYVYAALCGGASGFLLKDILPADLLTALRVVAAGDALLAPAVTRRLIGEFAGRHEPPPRLARELAGLTPREREVLRLVARGLPNPAVADHLELSVATVKTHVRRLLAKLHAHDRAQLVVIAYETGLVTAATDRRRTQDGPYPPTSSSPDS; from the coding sequence GTGAACCGGCCGCCGGTCCGGGTCCTGATCGCCGACGACCAGGCGCTGCTGCGCGCGGGATTCCGCCTGCTCATCGACAGCGCCCCGGACCTCGCCGTCGCGGGCGAGGCCGACAACGGCGAACGGGCCGTCGAACTCGCCCGGCGGCTGCGGCCCGACGTCGTGCTGATGGACGTCCGGATGCCCGGCACGGACGGCCTGGAAGCCACCCGCCGGATCCGCGCGGACCCGGCCGCCGCCGGCACCCGGGTGCTCGTCCTCACCACCTTCGACCTCGACGAGTACGTGTACGCGGCCCTCTGCGGCGGGGCCAGCGGCTTCCTCCTCAAGGACATCCTGCCCGCCGACCTGCTGACCGCCCTGCGGGTGGTCGCCGCCGGCGACGCCCTGCTCGCGCCCGCCGTCACCCGCCGGCTGATCGGCGAGTTCGCCGGCCGGCACGAACCGCCCCCGCGCCTCGCCCGCGAACTGGCGGGCCTCACCCCGCGCGAACGCGAGGTCCTCCGCCTGGTCGCCCGGGGCCTGCCCAACCCCGCCGTCGCCGACCACCTCGAACTGAGCGTCGCCACCGTCAAGACCCACGTCCGGCGGCTGCTCGCCAAGCTGCACGCCCACGACCGGGCCCAACTCGTCGTCATCGCCTACGAGACCGGCCTGGTCACGGCCGCCACCGACCGGCGACGCACCCAGGACGGGCCGTACCCGCCCACCTCCAGCAGCCCCGACTCGTAG
- a CDS encoding flavin monoamine oxidase family protein: MISRRGLFLASGGAMTAAALAGPGAGLSRAAGPAAPPPPDPARQEAALTMARRILLTDADHRDLTLDYLKLLTGRQRLRPGAAREVLVVGAGVAGMVCARLLVAAGHRVRVLEANRSRVGGRVKTFRGDLWQDPRLHAEAGAMRIPSSHVLTLALADHLSVPRRPFHLVDVPPSPDLASGDARVVYRSWTGEEFSTGSAPAYTAPKGLGGRLVHVNGQTVSKAAYAADPRPVNKSFGWDSGQTAAAAFDRALDTARAYTMVRNGDGSWSDKPIDQRVTGMAQLLYDLDGYSLLRYLQESEGWSDAQVQAVGTLENLTSRLSYGFLHSVFDASDINPAVTYFEFSAGTDALTEALAKDLPIERGRVVTRVRFDDGGVTVTAEPETGPEDEGCEGAIGGDRCEYRADAVVLAVPYAALRHVDFAPLLPYGKRRAIAEIKHDTAHKVLVEFTERWWEWDESTWRAKLGADYRPAPHGDAVPAVGGGCVSDEASRFVYFPSHPSDDGAPGGIVLAAYNWAEDALRFDSLTPADRHTEALDHLAGLFGERIRRYATDRHVSQSWLRNRWALGEAVIETPGQLLSLGPHVPAPVADRLFFAGDHCQPRYHAWIAGAIASGVEAAVQLTGG, from the coding sequence GTGATCTCTCGACGCGGACTCTTCCTTGCCTCCGGCGGTGCGATGACCGCCGCCGCCCTGGCCGGCCCCGGGGCCGGCCTCTCCCGGGCCGCCGGCCCGGCGGCCCCGCCCCCTCCCGACCCGGCCCGGCAGGAGGCGGCCCTGACCATGGCGCGCCGGATCCTGCTCACCGACGCCGACCACCGTGACCTGACCCTCGACTACCTGAAGCTGCTGACCGGCCGTCAGCGCCTGCGTCCGGGTGCGGCGCGCGAGGTGCTGGTGGTCGGCGCGGGCGTGGCGGGCATGGTGTGCGCGCGGCTGCTGGTGGCCGCCGGGCACCGGGTGCGGGTGCTGGAGGCCAACCGGAGCCGGGTGGGCGGCCGGGTGAAGACCTTCCGCGGCGACCTGTGGCAGGACCCCCGGCTGCACGCCGAGGCGGGCGCGATGCGGATCCCGTCCAGCCACGTGCTGACCCTCGCGCTGGCCGACCACCTGAGCGTGCCGCGCCGCCCCTTCCACCTGGTGGACGTCCCGCCCAGCCCCGACCTGGCCTCCGGCGACGCCCGGGTGGTCTACCGGTCGTGGACCGGCGAGGAGTTCTCCACCGGCAGCGCCCCCGCGTACACCGCCCCGAAGGGTCTCGGCGGCCGGCTGGTGCACGTCAACGGGCAGACCGTCAGCAAGGCCGCGTACGCCGCCGACCCGCGCCCGGTGAACAAGAGCTTCGGCTGGGACAGCGGCCAGACCGCCGCCGCCGCGTTCGACCGGGCGCTGGACACCGCCCGCGCCTACACCATGGTGCGGAACGGCGACGGCAGTTGGAGCGACAAGCCGATCGACCAGCGCGTCACCGGCATGGCCCAGCTGCTGTACGACCTGGACGGCTACTCGCTGCTGCGCTACCTGCAGGAGAGCGAGGGCTGGAGCGACGCCCAGGTGCAGGCCGTCGGAACGCTGGAGAACCTGACCAGCCGGCTCTCGTACGGCTTCCTGCACTCGGTCTTCGACGCGTCCGACATCAACCCGGCCGTCACCTACTTCGAGTTCAGCGCGGGCACCGACGCGCTCACCGAGGCCCTCGCCAAGGACCTGCCGATCGAGCGTGGCCGGGTCGTCACCCGGGTCCGGTTCGACGACGGCGGGGTGACCGTGACCGCCGAGCCCGAGACCGGCCCCGAGGACGAGGGCTGCGAGGGCGCGATCGGCGGCGACCGCTGCGAGTACCGGGCCGACGCGGTCGTGCTCGCCGTCCCGTACGCGGCGCTGCGGCACGTCGACTTCGCGCCGCTGCTGCCCTACGGCAAGCGCCGGGCGATCGCCGAGATCAAGCACGACACCGCGCACAAGGTCCTCGTCGAGTTCACCGAACGCTGGTGGGAGTGGGACGAGTCCACCTGGCGGGCGAAGCTCGGCGCCGACTACCGGCCCGCCCCGCACGGCGACGCCGTCCCGGCGGTCGGCGGCGGCTGCGTCTCCGACGAGGCCAGCCGCTTCGTCTACTTCCCGTCCCACCCCAGCGACGACGGCGCCCCCGGCGGCATCGTCCTGGCCGCCTACAACTGGGCCGAGGACGCGCTGCGCTTCGACTCCCTCACCCCCGCCGACCGCCACACCGAGGCCCTCGACCACCTGGCCGGCCTGTTCGGCGAACGCATCCGCCGCTACGCCACCGACCGGCACGTCTCGCAGTCCTGGCTCCGCAACCGCTGGGCCCTCGGCGAAGCCGTCATCGAAACCCCCGGCCAACTCCTCAGCCTCGGCCCCCACGTCCCCGCCCCCGTCGCCGACCGCCTCTTCTTCGCCGGCGACCACTGCCAACCCCGCTACCACGCCTGGATCGCCGGCGCGATCGCCTCCGGCGTGGAGGCCGCCGTCCAACTCACCGGCGGCTGA
- a CDS encoding MFS transporter — MTSTATPGTAPAAVAPDAQRHVLRVLVVSQVLSGAGLAAGITVGALLAQEMLGSTGLAGLPSALFTAGSACAAIAVSRISAACGRRPGLAAGYATGAVGSVGVIAAAALHSPVLLFAALFVYGAGTATNLQARYAGADLAAPGHRARAVSTVLVATTLGGVLGPNLAAPTGALAHALGLPRLAGPFLLAGVAYAAAALVLATRLRPDPLLLARTLAAAAPDPAGAADLPTGPAAAARVRQRVLLGAQVMVVTQVVMVAVMTMTPVHMHDHGHGTAASGLVIALHVAAMYLPSPLTGRLVDRHGPLAVGAAAGLTLLAAGALAALAPADSVALLAVALVLLGAGWNFGLVSGTALLTEAVPLATRARTQGAVDVAIAIAGATGGLASGAVAGLAGYPALALGGGVLALVLLPVLATAATRTGTRSRQPGRVTRP, encoded by the coding sequence GTGACCAGCACCGCCACCCCGGGGACCGCCCCGGCCGCCGTCGCCCCGGACGCGCAGCGGCACGTCCTGCGGGTGCTGGTCGTCTCGCAGGTCCTCAGCGGCGCGGGTCTCGCCGCCGGCATCACCGTCGGCGCGCTGCTCGCCCAGGAGATGCTCGGCAGTACCGGCCTCGCCGGGCTGCCCAGCGCCCTGTTCACCGCGGGCAGCGCCTGCGCCGCGATCGCGGTCAGCCGGATATCCGCCGCCTGCGGCCGTCGTCCCGGTCTCGCCGCGGGGTACGCGACCGGAGCGGTCGGCAGCGTCGGCGTGATCGCCGCCGCGGCCCTGCACAGCCCGGTCCTGCTGTTCGCCGCGCTCTTCGTCTACGGCGCCGGCACCGCCACCAACCTGCAGGCCCGCTACGCCGGAGCCGATCTCGCCGCGCCCGGTCACCGGGCCCGCGCGGTCTCCACCGTCCTGGTCGCCACCACTCTCGGCGGCGTCCTCGGCCCCAACCTGGCCGCGCCCACCGGGGCTCTCGCCCACGCGCTCGGCCTGCCCCGGCTGGCCGGACCGTTCCTGCTGGCCGGCGTCGCCTACGCGGCCGCCGCGCTCGTCCTCGCCACCCGGCTGCGCCCCGACCCGCTGCTGCTCGCCCGCACGCTGGCCGCCGCCGCCCCCGACCCGGCCGGCGCCGCCGACCTCCCGACCGGTCCGGCGGCCGCTGCCCGGGTCCGGCAGCGCGTCCTGCTCGGCGCCCAGGTCATGGTGGTCACGCAGGTGGTGATGGTCGCGGTGATGACGATGACGCCCGTCCACATGCACGACCACGGCCACGGCACCGCCGCGTCCGGCCTGGTCATCGCCCTGCACGTGGCCGCGATGTACCTGCCCTCCCCGCTCACCGGGCGGCTGGTCGACCGGCACGGCCCGCTCGCCGTCGGCGCCGCCGCCGGGCTCACCCTGCTGGCCGCGGGCGCGCTGGCGGCGCTCGCCCCCGCCGACTCGGTCGCGCTGCTCGCCGTCGCCCTGGTCCTGCTCGGAGCCGGCTGGAACTTCGGCCTGGTCTCCGGCACCGCGCTCCTCACCGAGGCCGTCCCGCTCGCCACCCGGGCCCGCACCCAGGGCGCCGTCGACGTCGCCATCGCCATCGCCGGCGCCACCGGCGGCCTCGCCTCCGGCGCCGTCGCCGGCCTGGCCGGCTACCCCGCCCTGGCCCTCGGCGGCGGCGTCCTGGCGCTCGTCCTCCTCCCCGTCCTCGCCACCGCCGCGACCCGCACCGGTACCCGTTCCCGTCAGCCGGGCCGGGTCACCCGGCCGTGA